The following nucleotide sequence is from bacterium.
ACGTTGAATGAGTGGAATCTGCGATTTCAAGCAAATCGTTCCAGAGTATCCGATTTGGGGTATCCGGATTCGTTCCAGCGAATGTGGGAGTATTATTTAGCATACTGTGAAGCAGGTTTCCGGGAACGTTTTATCGGCAATGTTCAACTGATGTTCGCCAAACCGGAAAATCGGCTTGATCCGGTCACTATGATGCAGGAGAAATGATGGTATCAGTAGTTATCCAGTTAATGGAACACGGCTATCTCCCTGATTCGATGATTCGATTCGGCATTCGCAAACTGCTTCGAGAGAGATTGAAAACATGTGAGCTGGAAAAATCAAACGGTAGTATGCAGCGGTTTGTCAATTCGCTGAGTTCTGGTCCAGTAGCTCTTGTACCTGAAAAAGCGAACGAGCAGCATTACGAACTGCCGGCTGATTTCTTTGAATTGGTATTGGGTCCCAACCGAAAATACAGTTCCTGTCACTATAACAATCGAACCGATTCGCTTGAGCAGGCAGAACAGAACATGCTTTCGCTTACCTGTGAACGGGCTGAGATCAGTGATGGAATGGATATTCTTGAGTTGGGATGCGGTTGGGGATCGCTTTCCCTCTGGATGGCGAGGAGGTATCCGAAATCCCGGATTACCGGAGTTTCAAACTCATCAGAGCAAAGAAAGGCGATTCTCGATCGAGCTGCTGCCGAGGGTTTAACTAACATCGAAATCATTACGGCTGACATGAATAGTTTCGAGATCAACCGGCAGTTTGATCGGGTAGTTTCCGTCGAGATGTTTGAACACATGCACAATTACCAGGAATTGTTACATCGAATCTCACAGTGGTTAAAACCGGATGGAAAACTATTTGTTCATATCTTTTCACATCGCACTTACTGTTATCCATTTGTAACACAGGGTGACTCCGATTGGATGGCAACCTATTTCTTTACCGGTGGTCTTATGCCATCACACAATTTGCTTTCTCAGTTCAACAAACACCTGACAGTAGAAGCAGATTGGTTCGTCTCGGGCGTCCATTATTCAAAAAGCAGTAGGGATTGGCTGATAAACATGAAACTTCAGCGTGAAGCAATAATCGACATACTTCATCAGCACTACGGTAAAAATGAAGCTCGATTGTGGTTTCAGCGGTGGCGAATTTTCTTTATGGCATGCGAGGAGTTGTTCGGAATGGACAACGGCAAAGAATGGGGAGTATCTCACCTC
It contains:
- a CDS encoding cyclopropane-fatty-acyl-phospholipid synthase family protein, with translation MVSVVIQLMEHGYLPDSMIRFGIRKLLRERLKTCELEKSNGSMQRFVNSLSSGPVALVPEKANEQHYELPADFFELVLGPNRKYSSCHYNNRTDSLEQAEQNMLSLTCERAEISDGMDILELGCGWGSLSLWMARRYPKSRITGVSNSSEQRKAILDRAAAEGLTNIEIITADMNSFEINRQFDRVVSVEMFEHMHNYQELLHRISQWLKPDGKLFVHIFSHRTYCYPFVTQGDSDWMATYFFTGGLMPSHNLLSQFNKHLTVEADWFVSGVHYSKSSRDWLINMKLQREAIIDILHQHYGKNEARLWFQRWRIFFMACEELFGMDNGKEWGVSHLRFVKNAGTK